One stretch of Euwallacea similis isolate ESF13 chromosome 6, ESF131.1, whole genome shotgun sequence DNA includes these proteins:
- the PMCA gene encoding plasma membrane calcium-transporting ATPase 2 isoform X3 — MATIDGRPAQYGITLKQLRDLMEHREQDGVQRVQDLGGVQEICKKLYTSPSEGLSGSQVDLDHRRETFGSNSIPPKPPKTFLQLVWEALQDITLIILEVAAIVSLGLSFYQPPADDSENEFDDDETSHGWIEGLAILISVIVVVLVTAFNDYTKERQFRGLQSRIEGEHKFAVIRGGEVKQIPVSDIIVGDICQIKYGDLLPADGILIQSNDLKVDESSLTGESDHVKKGEHFNPMVLSGTHVMEGSGKMLVTAVGVNSQAGIIFTLLGAAVDQQEQEIKKMKKEAKKQRKKKSLTGDEENVTGNSHMNSPAPVANKLDNAQDGKENHVSNAPPAETSHKKEKSVLQAKLTKLAIQIGYAGSTIAVLTVVILVIQFCVTTFIIDKKPWKNHYANQLVRHLIIGVTVLVVAVPEGLPLAVTLSLAYSVKKMMKDNNLVRHLDACETMGNATAICSDKTGTLTTNRMTVVQSYICEQLCKTIPKFSDIPAHVGNLIIQGIAVNCAYTSRVLPSEDPTELPKQVGNKTECALLGFSLALNKNYQNVRDDYPEESFTRVYTFNSVRKSMSTVIPRREGGYRLFTKGASEMILNKCAFIYGHDGRLEKFTRDMQERLLKQVIEPMACDGLRTISVAYKDFVPGKAAINEVHIDNEPNWEDEDNIVSNLTCLCVVGIEDPVRSEVPDAIKKCQKAGITVRMVTGDNVNTARSIATKCGIVKPNEDFLILEGKEFNMRIRDSSGEVQQHLLDKVWPKLRVLARSSPTDKYILVKGIIDSTATDNREVVAVTGDGTNDGPALKKADVGFAMGIAGTDVAKEASDIILTDDNFSSIVKAVMWGRNVYDSIAKFLQFQLTVNVVAVIVAFIGACAVQDSPLKAVQMLWVNLIMDTLASLALATEMPTNDLLLRKPYGRTKPLISRTMMKNILGQAVYQLTIIFTLLFVGEKLLDIESGRKAEIGSEPTQHFTVIFNSFVMMTLFNEFNARKIHGQRNVFEGIFTNPIFYTIWIGTCAAQVFIIQYGGMAFSTKALTLEQWFWCLLFGIGTLLWGQLVTTIPTRKIPKILSWGRGHPEEYTEAIPIGEERFDVDSDKKPRAGQILWIRGLTRLQTQVIGGELQERLIPVPYSKSSTDQAIRVVNAFRQGLDARYGEHSNASLAEVLRKQTSLSKRLSQTSSIEYADNIPDELTIPEIDVERLSSHSHTETAV; from the exons GTTTGAGCGGATCACAAGTAGATTTAGATCATAGAAGAGAAACATTTGGTTCCAATTCAATACCCCCCAAACCTCCAAAAACGTTTTTACAATTAGTTTGGGAAGCTTTACAAGACATAAcgttaattattttagaagtaGCAGCGATAGTTTCTTTGGGTCTTTCATTCTATCAACCACCTGCAGATGACTCTG AGAATGAATTCGATGATGATGAAACAAGCCACGGGTGGATCGAAGGTCTCgccattttaatttcagttataGTTGTAGTGTTAGTGACAGCGTTTAACGATTATACTAAGGAAAGACAGTTTCGCGGTTTACAAAGTCGAATAGAGGGAGAACACAAATTTGCAGTTATCCGAGGCGGAGAAGTCAAGCAGATCCCTGTTAGTGACATAATTGTAGGAGATATTTGCCAAATTAAATATGGTGATCTTTTGCCTGCGGACGGTATTCTCATACAATCCAACGACCTTAAG GTGGATGAGTCATCTCTTACTGGTGAATCAGATCACGTGAAGAAAGGAGAACACTTTAATCCCATGGTCCTCTCAGGCACTCACGTTATGGAAGGTTCCGGTAAGATGTTGGTAACAGCTGTGGGTGTGAATTCACAAGCTGGCATCATCTTTACTCTCCTTGGCGCTGCTGTCGATCAACAAGAGCAAGAAATCAAGAAGATGAAAAAAG AAGCTAAAAAGCAGCGGAAGAAGAAAAGTTTGACAG GCGATGAGGAGAACGTAACCGGAAATAGCCACATGAATTCACCAGCTCCAGTGGCAAATAAACTTGACAACGCCCAGGATGGAAAGGAGAACCATGTGAGCAATGCACCTCCAGCGGAAACCAGTCACAAGAAGGAAAAGTCTGTATTGCAAGCCAAATTGACCAAACTCGCAATTCAGATTGGATACGCGGGTTCCACCATCGCCGTTCTTACCGTGGTGATTTTGGTTATACAGTTTTGCGTTACAACATTCATTATCGACAAAAAGCCATGGAAGAACCATTATGCCAATCAGCTGGTTCGTCATTTGATCATTGGTGTCACAGTTCTTGTCGTAGCCGTGCCTGAAGGTCTACCACTAGCTGTAACTTTGTCCTTAGCTTATAGTGTTAAG AAAATGATGAAAGATAACAATTTAGTCAGACATTTAGATGCGTGTGAAACTATGGGCAACGCAACTGCCATTTGTTCCGATAAGACCGGTACTTTGACCACAAATAGAATGACCGTCGTGCAATCATATATCTGTGAGCAGCTCTGCAAGACTATCCCTAAATTCAGTGATATTCCCGCGCACGTCGGCAATCttatcatacagggtattgcCGTTAATTGCGCATATACTTCTCGTGTTTTG CCTTCTGAAGACCCCACTGAACTACCCAAACAGGTGGGCAACAAAACTGAGTGTGCTTTGCTGGGATTTTCTTTAGCCCTCAACAAAAACTATCAAAATGTCCGAGACGATTATCCGGAAGAATCATTCACCCGAGTGTATACATTTAATTCTGTTAGGAAATCCATGAGTACTGTCATTCCCCGCCGAGAGGGCGGGTATAGGTTATTCACCAAGGGTGCTTCTGAAATGATTTTAAACAA GTGTGCCTTCATATACGGTCACGACGGCCGTCTGGAAAAATTCACACGGGACATGCAGGAGCGGCTTCTGAAACAAGTTATCGAACCAATGGCCTGCGATGGACTTAGAACGATTTCCGTCGCTTACAAAGACTTTGTGCCCGGCAAAGCCGCGATTAATGAGGTTCACATAGATAACGAACCTAACTGGGAGGATGAAGATAACATCGTAAGCAACCTTACCTGCCTTTGTGTCGTTGGTATTGAAGATCCAGTCAGATCCGAAGTACCCGACGCGATCAAGAAATGCCAGAAAGCCGGCATCACTGTCAGAATGGTTACGGGAGATAATGTTAATACAGCTAGATCTATTGCCACTAAATGTGGAATTGTTAAACCTAATGAAGATTTCCTTATTCTTGAAGGCAAAGAGTTTAATATGAGGATCAGAGATAGCTCCGGAGAG GTTCAACAACATCTCTTAGATAAAGTCTGGCCTAAATTGCGAGTGTTGGCTCGTTCCTCTCCCACTGACAAATACATCTTGGTGAAAGGTATTATTGACAGTACTGCAACTGACAACAGGGAAGTTGTAGCTGTAACTGGTGATGGAACGAACGATGGTCCTGCATTAAAAAAGGCCGATGTTGGATTTGCTATG gGTATCGCTGGTACTGATGTGGCCAAAGAAGCTTCCGACATTATTTTAACTGATGACAACTTCAGCAGTATTGTAAAGGCAGTCATGTGGGGTAGGAACGTCTATGACAGCATAGCCAAATTCTTGCAGTTCCAATTGACAGTCAACGTTGTTGCCGTTATTGTTGCTTTCATTGGTGCTTGTGCCGTACAAGATAGTCCTCTCAAG GCTGTGCAAATGTTATGGGTGAACCTGATTATGGATACACTAGCGTCTTTGGCTTTAGCCACAGAAATGCCCACCAATGACTTGTTGCTTAGGAAACCCTACGGAAGAACTAAACCTTTAATTTCCAGGACTATGATGAAAAACATTCTTGGTCAAGCCGTCTACCAGTTAACTATCATATTTACTTTACTGTTTGTTG GTGAAAAGTTGTTGGATATTGAATCGGGACGAAAAGCAGAGATCGGCTCAGAACCCACTCAGCATTTCACCGTAATTTTCAACTCTTTCGTCATGATGACACTGTTCAATGAATTCAACGCCAGGAAGATCCACGGACAAAGAAATGTCTTCGAAGGCATTTTTACCAACCCAATTTTCTATACAATTTGGATCGGTACCTGTGCTGCACAG GTATTCATTATTCAGTACGGTGGGATGGCTTTCTCGACCAAAGCTCTGACGCTAGAGCAATGGTTCTGGTGCCTATTATTTGGCATTGGGACTCTTTTATGGGGCCAACTGGTTACCACTATCCCCACCCGCAAGATTCCTAAGATTTTATC ATGGGGACGTGGTCATCCAGAAGAATATACAGAGGCTATACCGATCGGTGAAGAAAGATTCGATGTAGACTCCGACAAAAAACCTAGAGCTGGTCAAATCCTATGGATTCGAGGCCTTACTCGGTTGCAAACCCAG GTGATAGGCGGTGAATTACAAGAACGTTTGATTCCGGTTCCATACAGCAAGAGTTCAACTGACCAAGCT ATTCGAGTAGTTAATGCTTTCCGACAGGGCCTAGACGCTCGATACGGCGAGCACAGCAATGCCTCTCTAGCCGAGGTGCTCCGAAAACAAACTTCCCTTTCTAAGAGGTTGTCGCAAACTTCTTCCATAGAATATGCCGACAACATCCCAGACGAATTGACAATTCCTGAGATCGATGTGGAACGACTGTCATCTCATAGCCATACGGAGACGGCAGTTTAG
- the PMCA gene encoding plasma membrane calcium-transporting ATPase 2 isoform X1, translated as MATIDGRPAQYGITLKQLRDLMEHREQDGVQRVQDLGGVQEICKKLYTSPSEGLSGSQVDLDHRRETFGSNSIPPKPPKTFLQLVWEALQDITLIILEVAAIVSLGLSFYQPPADDSENEFDDDETSHGWIEGLAILISVIVVVLVTAFNDYTKERQFRGLQSRIEGEHKFAVIRGGEVKQIPVSDIIVGDICQIKYGDLLPADGILIQSNDLKVDESSLTGESDHVKKGEHFNPMVLSGTHVMEGSGKMLVTAVGVNSQAGIIFTLLGAAVDQQEQEIKKMKKEAKKQRKKKSLTGDEENVTGNSHMNSPAPVANKLDNAQDGKENHVSNAPPAETSHKKEKSVLQAKLTKLAIQIGYAGSTIAVLTVVILVIQFCVTTFIIDKKPWKNHYANQLVRHLIIGVTVLVVAVPEGLPLAVTLSLAYSVKKMMKDNNLVRHLDACETMGNATAICSDKTGTLTTNRMTVVQSYICEQLCKTIPKFSDIPAHVGNLIIQGIAVNCAYTSRVLPSEDPTELPKQVGNKTECALLGFSLALNKNYQNVRDDYPEESFTRVYTFNSVRKSMSTVIPRREGGYRLFTKGASEMILNKCAFIYGHDGRLEKFTRDMQERLLKQVIEPMACDGLRTISVAYKDFVPGKAAINEVHIDNEPNWEDEDNIVSNLTCLCVVGIEDPVRSEVPDAIKKCQKAGITVRMVTGDNVNTARSIATKCGIVKPNEDFLILEGKEFNMRIRDSSGEVQQHLLDKVWPKLRVLARSSPTDKYILVKGIIDSTATDNREVVAVTGDGTNDGPALKKADVGFAMGIAGTDVAKEASDIILTDDNFSSIVKAVMWGRNVYDSIAKFLQFQLTVNVVAVIVAFIGACAVQDSPLKAVQMLWVNLIMDTLASLALATEMPTNDLLLRKPYGRTKPLISRTMMKNILGQAVYQLTIIFTLLFVGEKLLDIESGRKAEIGSEPTQHFTVIFNSFVMMTLFNEFNARKIHGQRNVFEGIFTNPIFYTIWIGTCAAQVFIIQYGGMAFSTKALTLEQWFWCLLFGIGTLLWGQLVTTIPTRKIPKILSWGRGHPEEYTEAIPIGEERFDVDSDKKPRAGQILWIRGLTRLQTQLRVIRAFKSTLEDLEERRSVHSLHSLHSLRSSRSHTGPWPPRPLSDITYIDEDPANPVSQRPKDDQRPVPSPNTLRLPPHHAQFAPAAPADLPKPVHETRI; from the exons GTTTGAGCGGATCACAAGTAGATTTAGATCATAGAAGAGAAACATTTGGTTCCAATTCAATACCCCCCAAACCTCCAAAAACGTTTTTACAATTAGTTTGGGAAGCTTTACAAGACATAAcgttaattattttagaagtaGCAGCGATAGTTTCTTTGGGTCTTTCATTCTATCAACCACCTGCAGATGACTCTG AGAATGAATTCGATGATGATGAAACAAGCCACGGGTGGATCGAAGGTCTCgccattttaatttcagttataGTTGTAGTGTTAGTGACAGCGTTTAACGATTATACTAAGGAAAGACAGTTTCGCGGTTTACAAAGTCGAATAGAGGGAGAACACAAATTTGCAGTTATCCGAGGCGGAGAAGTCAAGCAGATCCCTGTTAGTGACATAATTGTAGGAGATATTTGCCAAATTAAATATGGTGATCTTTTGCCTGCGGACGGTATTCTCATACAATCCAACGACCTTAAG GTGGATGAGTCATCTCTTACTGGTGAATCAGATCACGTGAAGAAAGGAGAACACTTTAATCCCATGGTCCTCTCAGGCACTCACGTTATGGAAGGTTCCGGTAAGATGTTGGTAACAGCTGTGGGTGTGAATTCACAAGCTGGCATCATCTTTACTCTCCTTGGCGCTGCTGTCGATCAACAAGAGCAAGAAATCAAGAAGATGAAAAAAG AAGCTAAAAAGCAGCGGAAGAAGAAAAGTTTGACAG GCGATGAGGAGAACGTAACCGGAAATAGCCACATGAATTCACCAGCTCCAGTGGCAAATAAACTTGACAACGCCCAGGATGGAAAGGAGAACCATGTGAGCAATGCACCTCCAGCGGAAACCAGTCACAAGAAGGAAAAGTCTGTATTGCAAGCCAAATTGACCAAACTCGCAATTCAGATTGGATACGCGGGTTCCACCATCGCCGTTCTTACCGTGGTGATTTTGGTTATACAGTTTTGCGTTACAACATTCATTATCGACAAAAAGCCATGGAAGAACCATTATGCCAATCAGCTGGTTCGTCATTTGATCATTGGTGTCACAGTTCTTGTCGTAGCCGTGCCTGAAGGTCTACCACTAGCTGTAACTTTGTCCTTAGCTTATAGTGTTAAG AAAATGATGAAAGATAACAATTTAGTCAGACATTTAGATGCGTGTGAAACTATGGGCAACGCAACTGCCATTTGTTCCGATAAGACCGGTACTTTGACCACAAATAGAATGACCGTCGTGCAATCATATATCTGTGAGCAGCTCTGCAAGACTATCCCTAAATTCAGTGATATTCCCGCGCACGTCGGCAATCttatcatacagggtattgcCGTTAATTGCGCATATACTTCTCGTGTTTTG CCTTCTGAAGACCCCACTGAACTACCCAAACAGGTGGGCAACAAAACTGAGTGTGCTTTGCTGGGATTTTCTTTAGCCCTCAACAAAAACTATCAAAATGTCCGAGACGATTATCCGGAAGAATCATTCACCCGAGTGTATACATTTAATTCTGTTAGGAAATCCATGAGTACTGTCATTCCCCGCCGAGAGGGCGGGTATAGGTTATTCACCAAGGGTGCTTCTGAAATGATTTTAAACAA GTGTGCCTTCATATACGGTCACGACGGCCGTCTGGAAAAATTCACACGGGACATGCAGGAGCGGCTTCTGAAACAAGTTATCGAACCAATGGCCTGCGATGGACTTAGAACGATTTCCGTCGCTTACAAAGACTTTGTGCCCGGCAAAGCCGCGATTAATGAGGTTCACATAGATAACGAACCTAACTGGGAGGATGAAGATAACATCGTAAGCAACCTTACCTGCCTTTGTGTCGTTGGTATTGAAGATCCAGTCAGATCCGAAGTACCCGACGCGATCAAGAAATGCCAGAAAGCCGGCATCACTGTCAGAATGGTTACGGGAGATAATGTTAATACAGCTAGATCTATTGCCACTAAATGTGGAATTGTTAAACCTAATGAAGATTTCCTTATTCTTGAAGGCAAAGAGTTTAATATGAGGATCAGAGATAGCTCCGGAGAG GTTCAACAACATCTCTTAGATAAAGTCTGGCCTAAATTGCGAGTGTTGGCTCGTTCCTCTCCCACTGACAAATACATCTTGGTGAAAGGTATTATTGACAGTACTGCAACTGACAACAGGGAAGTTGTAGCTGTAACTGGTGATGGAACGAACGATGGTCCTGCATTAAAAAAGGCCGATGTTGGATTTGCTATG gGTATCGCTGGTACTGATGTGGCCAAAGAAGCTTCCGACATTATTTTAACTGATGACAACTTCAGCAGTATTGTAAAGGCAGTCATGTGGGGTAGGAACGTCTATGACAGCATAGCCAAATTCTTGCAGTTCCAATTGACAGTCAACGTTGTTGCCGTTATTGTTGCTTTCATTGGTGCTTGTGCCGTACAAGATAGTCCTCTCAAG GCTGTGCAAATGTTATGGGTGAACCTGATTATGGATACACTAGCGTCTTTGGCTTTAGCCACAGAAATGCCCACCAATGACTTGTTGCTTAGGAAACCCTACGGAAGAACTAAACCTTTAATTTCCAGGACTATGATGAAAAACATTCTTGGTCAAGCCGTCTACCAGTTAACTATCATATTTACTTTACTGTTTGTTG GTGAAAAGTTGTTGGATATTGAATCGGGACGAAAAGCAGAGATCGGCTCAGAACCCACTCAGCATTTCACCGTAATTTTCAACTCTTTCGTCATGATGACACTGTTCAATGAATTCAACGCCAGGAAGATCCACGGACAAAGAAATGTCTTCGAAGGCATTTTTACCAACCCAATTTTCTATACAATTTGGATCGGTACCTGTGCTGCACAG GTATTCATTATTCAGTACGGTGGGATGGCTTTCTCGACCAAAGCTCTGACGCTAGAGCAATGGTTCTGGTGCCTATTATTTGGCATTGGGACTCTTTTATGGGGCCAACTGGTTACCACTATCCCCACCCGCAAGATTCCTAAGATTTTATC ATGGGGACGTGGTCATCCAGAAGAATATACAGAGGCTATACCGATCGGTGAAGAAAGATTCGATGTAGACTCCGACAAAAAACCTAGAGCTGGTCAAATCCTATGGATTCGAGGCCTTACTCGGTTGCAAACCCAG TTGCGAGTAATCAGAGCTTTCAAGTCCACCCTGGAGGATCTAGAAGAGCGGCGCTCGGTACATAGTTTACACAGCTTACACAGTTTGCGCAGTTCGCGCAGCCACACCGGTCCCTGGCCTCCTCGGCCTCTCTCAGACATCACTTACATTGACGAAGATCCGGCGAACCCGGTGTCACAACGCCCCAAGGACGACCAGCGGCCCGTTCCCTCCCCAAATACCTTGCGCCTACCTCCCCACCACGCGCAATTCGCGCCCGCTGCCCCCGCGGATTTGCCTAAGCCAGTGCATGAAACGCGCATCTAG
- the PMCA gene encoding plasma membrane calcium-transporting ATPase 2 isoform X4 translates to MATIDGRPAQYGITLKQLRDLMEHREQDGVQRVQDLGGVQEICKKLYTSPSEGLSGSQVDLDHRRETFGSNSIPPKPPKTFLQLVWEALQDITLIILEVAAIVSLGLSFYQPPADDSENEFDDDETSHGWIEGLAILISVIVVVLVTAFNDYTKERQFRGLQSRIEGEHKFAVIRGGEVKQIPVSDIIVGDICQIKYGDLLPADGILIQSNDLKVDESSLTGESDHVKKGEHFNPMVLSGTHVMEGSGKMLVTAVGVNSQAGIIFTLLGAAVDQQEQEIKKMKKGDEENVTGNSHMNSPAPVANKLDNAQDGKENHVSNAPPAETSHKKEKSVLQAKLTKLAIQIGYAGSTIAVLTVVILVIQFCVTTFIIDKKPWKNHYANQLVRHLIIGVTVLVVAVPEGLPLAVTLSLAYSVKKMMKDNNLVRHLDACETMGNATAICSDKTGTLTTNRMTVVQSYICEQLCKTIPKFSDIPAHVGNLIIQGIAVNCAYTSRVLPSEDPTELPKQVGNKTECALLGFSLALNKNYQNVRDDYPEESFTRVYTFNSVRKSMSTVIPRREGGYRLFTKGASEMILNKCAFIYGHDGRLEKFTRDMQERLLKQVIEPMACDGLRTISVAYKDFVPGKAAINEVHIDNEPNWEDEDNIVSNLTCLCVVGIEDPVRSEVPDAIKKCQKAGITVRMVTGDNVNTARSIATKCGIVKPNEDFLILEGKEFNMRIRDSSGEVQQHLLDKVWPKLRVLARSSPTDKYILVKGIIDSTATDNREVVAVTGDGTNDGPALKKADVGFAMGIAGTDVAKEASDIILTDDNFSSIVKAVMWGRNVYDSIAKFLQFQLTVNVVAVIVAFIGACAVQDSPLKAVQMLWVNLIMDTLASLALATEMPTNDLLLRKPYGRTKPLISRTMMKNILGQAVYQLTIIFTLLFVGEKLLDIESGRKAEIGSEPTQHFTVIFNSFVMMTLFNEFNARKIHGQRNVFEGIFTNPIFYTIWIGTCAAQVFIIQYGGMAFSTKALTLEQWFWCLLFGIGTLLWGQLVTTIPTRKIPKILSWGRGHPEEYTEAIPIGEERFDVDSDKKPRAGQILWIRGLTRLQTQLRVIRAFKSTLEDLEERRSVHSLHSLHSLRSSRSHTGPWPPRPLSDITYIDEDPANPVSQRPKDDQRPVPSPNTLRLPPHHAQFAPAAPADLPKPVHETRI, encoded by the exons GTTTGAGCGGATCACAAGTAGATTTAGATCATAGAAGAGAAACATTTGGTTCCAATTCAATACCCCCCAAACCTCCAAAAACGTTTTTACAATTAGTTTGGGAAGCTTTACAAGACATAAcgttaattattttagaagtaGCAGCGATAGTTTCTTTGGGTCTTTCATTCTATCAACCACCTGCAGATGACTCTG AGAATGAATTCGATGATGATGAAACAAGCCACGGGTGGATCGAAGGTCTCgccattttaatttcagttataGTTGTAGTGTTAGTGACAGCGTTTAACGATTATACTAAGGAAAGACAGTTTCGCGGTTTACAAAGTCGAATAGAGGGAGAACACAAATTTGCAGTTATCCGAGGCGGAGAAGTCAAGCAGATCCCTGTTAGTGACATAATTGTAGGAGATATTTGCCAAATTAAATATGGTGATCTTTTGCCTGCGGACGGTATTCTCATACAATCCAACGACCTTAAG GTGGATGAGTCATCTCTTACTGGTGAATCAGATCACGTGAAGAAAGGAGAACACTTTAATCCCATGGTCCTCTCAGGCACTCACGTTATGGAAGGTTCCGGTAAGATGTTGGTAACAGCTGTGGGTGTGAATTCACAAGCTGGCATCATCTTTACTCTCCTTGGCGCTGCTGTCGATCAACAAGAGCAAGAAATCAAGAAGATGAAAAAAG GCGATGAGGAGAACGTAACCGGAAATAGCCACATGAATTCACCAGCTCCAGTGGCAAATAAACTTGACAACGCCCAGGATGGAAAGGAGAACCATGTGAGCAATGCACCTCCAGCGGAAACCAGTCACAAGAAGGAAAAGTCTGTATTGCAAGCCAAATTGACCAAACTCGCAATTCAGATTGGATACGCGGGTTCCACCATCGCCGTTCTTACCGTGGTGATTTTGGTTATACAGTTTTGCGTTACAACATTCATTATCGACAAAAAGCCATGGAAGAACCATTATGCCAATCAGCTGGTTCGTCATTTGATCATTGGTGTCACAGTTCTTGTCGTAGCCGTGCCTGAAGGTCTACCACTAGCTGTAACTTTGTCCTTAGCTTATAGTGTTAAG AAAATGATGAAAGATAACAATTTAGTCAGACATTTAGATGCGTGTGAAACTATGGGCAACGCAACTGCCATTTGTTCCGATAAGACCGGTACTTTGACCACAAATAGAATGACCGTCGTGCAATCATATATCTGTGAGCAGCTCTGCAAGACTATCCCTAAATTCAGTGATATTCCCGCGCACGTCGGCAATCttatcatacagggtattgcCGTTAATTGCGCATATACTTCTCGTGTTTTG CCTTCTGAAGACCCCACTGAACTACCCAAACAGGTGGGCAACAAAACTGAGTGTGCTTTGCTGGGATTTTCTTTAGCCCTCAACAAAAACTATCAAAATGTCCGAGACGATTATCCGGAAGAATCATTCACCCGAGTGTATACATTTAATTCTGTTAGGAAATCCATGAGTACTGTCATTCCCCGCCGAGAGGGCGGGTATAGGTTATTCACCAAGGGTGCTTCTGAAATGATTTTAAACAA GTGTGCCTTCATATACGGTCACGACGGCCGTCTGGAAAAATTCACACGGGACATGCAGGAGCGGCTTCTGAAACAAGTTATCGAACCAATGGCCTGCGATGGACTTAGAACGATTTCCGTCGCTTACAAAGACTTTGTGCCCGGCAAAGCCGCGATTAATGAGGTTCACATAGATAACGAACCTAACTGGGAGGATGAAGATAACATCGTAAGCAACCTTACCTGCCTTTGTGTCGTTGGTATTGAAGATCCAGTCAGATCCGAAGTACCCGACGCGATCAAGAAATGCCAGAAAGCCGGCATCACTGTCAGAATGGTTACGGGAGATAATGTTAATACAGCTAGATCTATTGCCACTAAATGTGGAATTGTTAAACCTAATGAAGATTTCCTTATTCTTGAAGGCAAAGAGTTTAATATGAGGATCAGAGATAGCTCCGGAGAG GTTCAACAACATCTCTTAGATAAAGTCTGGCCTAAATTGCGAGTGTTGGCTCGTTCCTCTCCCACTGACAAATACATCTTGGTGAAAGGTATTATTGACAGTACTGCAACTGACAACAGGGAAGTTGTAGCTGTAACTGGTGATGGAACGAACGATGGTCCTGCATTAAAAAAGGCCGATGTTGGATTTGCTATG gGTATCGCTGGTACTGATGTGGCCAAAGAAGCTTCCGACATTATTTTAACTGATGACAACTTCAGCAGTATTGTAAAGGCAGTCATGTGGGGTAGGAACGTCTATGACAGCATAGCCAAATTCTTGCAGTTCCAATTGACAGTCAACGTTGTTGCCGTTATTGTTGCTTTCATTGGTGCTTGTGCCGTACAAGATAGTCCTCTCAAG GCTGTGCAAATGTTATGGGTGAACCTGATTATGGATACACTAGCGTCTTTGGCTTTAGCCACAGAAATGCCCACCAATGACTTGTTGCTTAGGAAACCCTACGGAAGAACTAAACCTTTAATTTCCAGGACTATGATGAAAAACATTCTTGGTCAAGCCGTCTACCAGTTAACTATCATATTTACTTTACTGTTTGTTG GTGAAAAGTTGTTGGATATTGAATCGGGACGAAAAGCAGAGATCGGCTCAGAACCCACTCAGCATTTCACCGTAATTTTCAACTCTTTCGTCATGATGACACTGTTCAATGAATTCAACGCCAGGAAGATCCACGGACAAAGAAATGTCTTCGAAGGCATTTTTACCAACCCAATTTTCTATACAATTTGGATCGGTACCTGTGCTGCACAG GTATTCATTATTCAGTACGGTGGGATGGCTTTCTCGACCAAAGCTCTGACGCTAGAGCAATGGTTCTGGTGCCTATTATTTGGCATTGGGACTCTTTTATGGGGCCAACTGGTTACCACTATCCCCACCCGCAAGATTCCTAAGATTTTATC ATGGGGACGTGGTCATCCAGAAGAATATACAGAGGCTATACCGATCGGTGAAGAAAGATTCGATGTAGACTCCGACAAAAAACCTAGAGCTGGTCAAATCCTATGGATTCGAGGCCTTACTCGGTTGCAAACCCAG TTGCGAGTAATCAGAGCTTTCAAGTCCACCCTGGAGGATCTAGAAGAGCGGCGCTCGGTACATAGTTTACACAGCTTACACAGTTTGCGCAGTTCGCGCAGCCACACCGGTCCCTGGCCTCCTCGGCCTCTCTCAGACATCACTTACATTGACGAAGATCCGGCGAACCCGGTGTCACAACGCCCCAAGGACGACCAGCGGCCCGTTCCCTCCCCAAATACCTTGCGCCTACCTCCCCACCACGCGCAATTCGCGCCCGCTGCCCCCGCGGATTTGCCTAAGCCAGTGCATGAAACGCGCATCTAG